A genomic region of Venturia canescens isolate UGA chromosome 9, ASM1945775v1, whole genome shotgun sequence contains the following coding sequences:
- the LOC122416014 gene encoding glypican-6: MSGPLVLCIILTLVASNTVQARLKCDAVKPYFESQGFPSTDIPKDPISSRELKSCGGISSGGEVCCSADMELRLQARARDKHERAMRTTLQRLQQLLVARATRFHTFFKELLAASKKGFHEMFKKTYGILYEQNAYVFTDLFKELENYYAKGMVNLDDAMDNFFNTLYQKMFTVLNSQYKFDDKYLKCVGNHMKEMRPFGDVPQKLGVQIKRSFVATRAFSQALSVAGDVLKNMQTLKSSPECAAALTRMTACPSCSGIPGNVLACGDMCANVMKGCLAQHAALDTEWNHFVEAVGKVAERLLGPFNIEMLVRPINLKISEAIMNFQENSHDVSQRVFTGCGRPILGRRRRRRNNRESDTDSSSFDQDSTGGDDRSSTAAMLDKLVKEIRQRVRDSRQFWIYLPYQLCNEGLVVPPSNTNECWNGTHVDKYLYPVTSDGEMQTLNPEVRGGGPRTAIVRDQVQALTTITNRLRSAFNGQDVDWLDPEEASYGSGSGSGDSNDDEDPITDDEDGFSEESSGYEPDQIVPGKPKLPTIPIDPASPPRVEIESKAPTSNDNNKHKNNNDDDDDDDDEDDDDDDDDDDDDDDDDDDDDDNNNDNNNNNNNNNNNNNNNNNNNNDNNDNDNHNSIKSKNGTTTSIVGSDGGGDVGAGAGTTSHHQKMPLSRALTTYLFPIVVMWFGGCLTEWL; this comes from the exons ATGAGTGGGCCATTGGTTTTGTGCATCATTTTGACGCTCGTTGCCAGTAACACGGTACAAGCGAGACTCAAGTGTGACGCTGTCAAACCTTATTTCGAGTCACAGGGATTTCCCTCTACGGACATACCCAAGGATCCGATTTCAT CAAGAGAATTGAAGTCGTGCGGAGGCATAAGCAGCGGTGGTGAAGTTTGCTGCTCAGCCGATATGGAGCTCAGGCTGCAAGCAAGGGCGCGTGATAAACACGAGAGAGCCATGAGAACGACCCTTCAGAGACTTCAACAATTACTCGTTGCCAGGGCGACACGATTTCACA ctttctTCAAGGAATTGCTTGCAGCGAGCAAAAAGGGCTTTCACGAAATGTTCAAGAAAACTTATGGTATTCTGTACGAACAAAACGCCTATGTATTCACGGATCTCTTCAAGGAACTCGAGAATTATTACGCCAAAGGAATG GTGAATCTGGACGATGCGATGGACAACTTTTTCAACACTCTTTATCAGAAGATGTTTACCGTGCTCAATAGTCAGTACAAATTTGACGACAAGTATCTCAAGTGCGTCGGCAATCATATGAAAGAGATGAGACCGTTCGGTGATGTTCCACAAAAGCTTGGAGTACAAATAAAAAGGTCATTCGTCGCAACCCGAGCATTCAGTCAGGCTCTGAGCGTAGCGGGTGATGTTCTGAAAAATATGCAGACG CTCAAGTCGTCACCGGAGTGTGCCGCGGCATTGACGAGAATGACGGCGTGTCCATCTTGCAGCGGTATACCCGGTAATGTGTTGGCGTGCGGTGACATGTGCGCAAACGTAATGAAGGGTTGCCTCGCCCAGCACGCGGCCCTCGACACCGAATGGAATCACTTTGTCG AGGCAGTTGGCAAAGTTGCCGAGCGATTATTGGGACCGTTCAATATCGAAATGCTCGTGAGGccgattaatttgaaaatttcggaagcaataatgaattttcaagaaaatagtCACGATGTTTCCCAACGTGTTTTCACGGGTTGTGGACGTCCAATTTTGGGTAGAAGACGGAGACGCCGGAACAATAGAGAATCGGATACGGATTCGTCGAGTTTCGATCAAGATTCGACGGGCGGCGATGACAGATCCTCGACCGCCGCGATGCTCGATAAATTGGTCAAAGAAATTAGACAAAGGGTCAGAGACTCGAGACAATTTTGGATATATTTGCCGTACCAATTGTGCAACGAGGGCCTCGTTGTTCCACCGAGCAACACCAACGAGTGTTGGAACGGCACGCACGTTGACAA ATATCTCTATCCCGTGACATCTGACGGTGAGATGCAGACACTGAATCCGGAGGTAAGAGGCGGTGGTCCGAGAACCGCGATAGTTCGAGATCAAGTTCAAGCTCTCACAACGATTACAAACAGATTACGTTCAGCCTTCAACGGGCAAGATGTTGATTGGCTCGATCCTG AGGAGGCAAGCTATGGATCAGGAAGTGGTTCGGGCGACAGTAATGACGATGAAGATCCAATAACCGACGACGAGGATGGATTCAGTGAAGAATCCTCTGGCTACGAGCCGGATCAGATTGTGCCCGGTAAACCTAAACTACCAACGATTCCGATCGATCCGGCGTCACCGCCTAGAGTTGAAATTGAATCAAAAGCCCCGACGAGCAACGATAACAACAAGCACAAAAATAACAAcgatgatgacgacgacgatgacgacgaagacgacgacgacgacgacgacgacgacgacgacgatgacgatgacgacgacgacgacgacgacaacaacaacgacaacaacaacaacaacaacaacaacaacaacaacaacaacaacaacaacaacaacaacaacgacaaCAATGATAACGACAATCACAACAGTATCAAAAGCAAAAATGGAACAACGACTAGTATCGTTGGAAGCGATGGTGGCGGTGATGTCGGAGCTGGTGCTGGTACAACTTCGCATCATCAAAAAATGCCATTGTCACGAGCACTCACGACATATTTATTCCCAATCGTTGTCATGTGGTTTGGCGGTTGTCTTACCGAGTGGCTGTGA